The Salmo trutta chromosome 6, fSalTru1.1, whole genome shotgun sequence genome has a window encoding:
- the LOC115195120 gene encoding transmembrane protein FAM155A has protein sequence STSQVAYKPWLCAQYFPTTQRHCGRTVPCLQYCLEVQQRCPFILPDNDDLIHGGSPSFICTGLLGSHGQPNSQAECCDVRWDSKPDNRSRGTLKRTPTPSCHHQQGASTSVTSAATPTRLCSSSGRLKLCLLVFVLLHTVVTITTASHNSTGVVGVAVIFPLEESSSGEE, from the exons TCTACCTCTCAGGTTGCCTACAAACCGTGGCTGTGTGCACAGTATTTCCCCACCACACAGAGGCATTGTGGAAGGACAGTACCTTGTCTCCAGTACTGCCTGGAGGTTCAGCAGAGGTGTCCCTTCATACTACCGGACAACGACGATCTCATCCACGGAGGAAGCCCCAGCTTCATATGTACAG GGCTACTGGGAAGCCATGGGCAGCCCAACAGCCAGGCAGAGTGCTGCGATGTCCGGTGGGACTCTAAACCGGACAACCGTTCTCGTGGGACGCTGAAAAGGACTCCAACTCCCTCCTGCCATCACCAACAGGGGGCGTCGACATCAGTCACCTCGGCCGCCACACCCACCAGACTGTGCAGCAGCAGCGGCCGGCTGAAGCTGTGCCTGCTGGTCTTTGTTCTCCTGCACACCGTAGTCACCATTACCACCGCATCCCACAATTCCACTGGGGTCGTCGGTGTGGCAGTCATTTTCCCCCTGGAGGAAAGCTCCTCCGGTGAGGAATAA